From one Leptospira stimsonii genomic stretch:
- a CDS encoding thioredoxin-like domain-containing protein has protein sequence MKDIIKKTANIAFWILLFLTITIGISVFKASDLKPSVSLNGMEQTNGEKFDSQNRVSVVYFWATWCGVCSTNVPLVQWYSGLLEKSDRFSFVSVEEGEDALKLSNYIRERDIRFKVIPGNSKFLNEWKVNAFPAFFILDRNGVIRFADTGIMNPLSLFLRIWISSFFF, from the coding sequence ATGAAAGACATTATAAAAAAAACGGCAAACATCGCATTCTGGATTCTTCTTTTTCTTACGATCACAATCGGAATCTCCGTTTTTAAGGCCTCCGATTTAAAACCGTCCGTTTCCTTAAACGGGATGGAGCAAACAAACGGAGAAAAATTCGATTCTCAAAATCGGGTTTCCGTCGTTTACTTTTGGGCGACCTGGTGCGGAGTCTGTTCCACAAATGTTCCCTTGGTTCAATGGTATTCCGGTCTTTTGGAAAAGAGCGATCGATTCTCTTTCGTATCCGTAGAAGAAGGAGAAGACGCTCTGAAACTTTCCAATTATATCCGAGAACGGGACATACGATTCAAAGTGATTCCGGGAAATTCTAAATTCTTAAATGAATGGAAAGTGAACGCATTTCCTGCGTTTTTTATTTTAGACAGAAACGGTGTGATCCGATTTGCGGATACCGGAATCATGAATCCTCTCAGTTTATTTCTAAGAATTTGGATCTCTTCTTTTTTCTTTTAA
- the fusA gene encoding elongation factor G, with the protein MSTAVAEFKPSEKLIKTRNIGISAHIDSGKTTLTERILFYTNKIHAIHEVRGKDGVGAKMDSMDLERERGITIQSAATYCQWKDHTINIIDTPGHVDFTVEVERSLRVLDSAILVLCGVAGVQSQSITVDRQMRRYNVPRVAFINKLDRTGANPFRVIDQLKEKLKHNAVPVQIPIGLENDLKGIVDLVKMKAYYFEGKDGMDIQEKEIPDDLKELAQKKHEELLDAASMFSDELTEALLEGTPTEEMIKRAIRTGTIELKMTPVFMGSAFKNKGVQKLLDGVLDYLASPVDVKNKALDQANNEEMIVLESNFEKPLVCLAFKLEDGRYGQLTYVRVYQGKLSKGMTIYNMSNNKKHNVGRLCRMHSDEMEDIDYAEAGDIIALFGIDCASGDTFTDGKLKVSMESMFVAAPVISLTIEAKESKHLNNLAKALNRFTKEDPTFQTHVDPESGQTIIKGMGELHLEVYIERMKREYGVELITGAPQVAYRETITTKADFDYTHKKQTGGQGQFGRVAGYMEPIPLEESLNYDFVNKVVGGAIPREYIQSVDKGFKSCLERGSLIGFPIIGVRCVINDGAYHDVDSSDMAFQIAGRYAFRQGFNKANPQILEPIMKVEVDGPSEFQGAILGSLNQRRGMILNTTEEDNYCKTEAEVPLADMFGYSTVLRSSTQGKAEFSMEFSRYAPVPRNVAEELMKKYKVHQKDED; encoded by the coding sequence ATGAGCACTGCTGTTGCCGAATTCAAACCGAGCGAAAAACTCATTAAGACCAGAAACATTGGGATTTCTGCCCATATCGATTCCGGGAAAACGACCCTTACCGAAAGAATTTTGTTCTATACGAACAAGATTCACGCCATTCACGAAGTTCGTGGAAAGGATGGAGTCGGTGCAAAGATGGACAGTATGGACCTCGAAAGAGAAAGAGGGATCACCATTCAGTCCGCGGCCACCTATTGCCAGTGGAAAGATCATACGATCAACATCATTGATACTCCGGGTCACGTTGACTTTACGGTAGAAGTGGAACGTTCCCTTCGTGTTTTGGATTCTGCGATTCTCGTTCTTTGCGGAGTGGCCGGAGTTCAGTCTCAGTCCATTACCGTAGACCGCCAGATGAGACGGTATAACGTTCCTCGTGTTGCCTTTATCAACAAGCTGGATAGAACGGGAGCCAACCCTTTCCGCGTTATCGACCAGCTCAAAGAAAAATTAAAACACAACGCCGTCCCCGTACAAATCCCGATCGGTCTTGAAAACGACCTCAAAGGGATCGTAGACCTTGTAAAAATGAAGGCCTACTATTTCGAAGGAAAAGACGGTATGGACATCCAGGAAAAAGAAATTCCGGATGATCTGAAAGAACTCGCACAAAAGAAACACGAAGAACTTTTGGACGCGGCTTCTATGTTCTCGGACGAATTGACCGAAGCTCTTCTCGAAGGAACTCCTACCGAAGAAATGATCAAAAGAGCGATTCGTACTGGAACCATCGAGCTCAAAATGACTCCCGTTTTTATGGGTTCTGCTTTCAAAAACAAAGGGGTTCAAAAACTTTTAGACGGAGTTTTGGATTACCTCGCAAGCCCAGTGGACGTTAAGAACAAGGCATTGGATCAGGCAAACAACGAAGAAATGATCGTTCTGGAATCCAATTTCGAAAAACCATTGGTTTGCCTCGCATTCAAACTCGAAGACGGACGTTATGGTCAGCTCACATACGTGCGCGTTTACCAAGGAAAACTTTCCAAAGGTATGACCATCTACAACATGTCGAATAACAAGAAGCATAACGTCGGTCGACTCTGTCGAATGCATTCCGATGAGATGGAAGATATCGACTACGCGGAAGCGGGCGACATCATCGCTCTTTTCGGTATCGACTGTGCTTCCGGGGATACGTTCACAGACGGAAAATTGAAAGTTTCCATGGAATCGATGTTCGTTGCCGCTCCGGTAATTTCACTTACGATCGAAGCAAAAGAATCGAAACACTTAAACAACTTGGCGAAAGCGTTAAACCGTTTTACCAAGGAAGACCCGACATTCCAAACCCACGTGGATCCGGAATCCGGTCAGACCATCATCAAAGGGATGGGAGAACTTCACCTCGAGGTTTACATCGAACGTATGAAACGCGAATACGGAGTGGAATTGATCACGGGAGCGCCTCAGGTTGCGTATCGTGAAACGATCACTACGAAAGCGGACTTTGATTATACGCATAAAAAACAAACCGGTGGTCAGGGTCAGTTCGGTCGTGTTGCCGGCTACATGGAACCGATCCCTCTCGAAGAATCTCTGAATTACGATTTCGTAAACAAGGTCGTAGGTGGTGCAATTCCGAGAGAATACATCCAGTCCGTAGACAAAGGATTCAAGAGTTGTTTAGAGAGAGGATCTCTGATCGGCTTCCCGATCATCGGAGTTCGTTGTGTGATCAACGACGGAGCTTACCATGATGTGGATTCTTCCGATATGGCGTTCCAGATCGCGGGCCGTTATGCGTTCCGCCAAGGATTCAACAAAGCGAATCCTCAGATTCTGGAACCGATCATGAAAGTAGAAGTGGACGGTCCTTCCGAGTTCCAAGGAGCGATCCTAGGCTCTCTGAACCAAAGACGTGGTATGATTCTCAACACGACCGAAGAAGATAACTACTGCAAAACAGAAGCGGAAGTTCCTCTCGCGGATATGTTCGGATATTCTACCGTTTTACGTTCCTCGACTCAAGGAAAGGCCGAATTCTCCATGGAATTCTCCAGATACGCTCCGGTTCCAAGAAACGTAGCGGAAGAGTTGATGAAAAAATACAAGGTTCATCAAAAAGACGAAGATTGA
- a CDS encoding amidohydrolase family protein encodes MEYELVNACIVTKDQWIPNGTIVVKDGVISSVNSGGPPAGNRIRLNLNGLYVYPGLINAHDHLLSTYLPKVAPSKPYLNWLPWDNDLKSSIVFSERQQLEPEQLYLLGSFKNLISGVTSVQDHIPHFVQDPFVGNVPVRILNRYSLSHSICTYSLNWGDGPKEEYAKALKDDIPYITRIAEGFDSESRDSLKALSKMDCLSEHTVLVHGVVLSESDIALIAEKKAHLVWCPEANLFLYERTTDIRDLLKHKVNVSLGTDSSLCGSLNLLEEIRTARKFYQTEYGEDLSPKILFEMVTTNPAKALRVEKEIGSIEVGKKADLVIVSRNSEDPYTNLCESDLNSIRLVLRDGVPVYGDVSLETFFEESGADVERIRIEDTEKYLTGSPGKLLESLAVSLGYKKDLAFFPAQKEFDNFE; translated from the coding sequence ATGGAATACGAACTCGTAAACGCCTGCATTGTAACTAAGGATCAATGGATTCCGAACGGAACGATCGTTGTAAAAGACGGAGTCATCTCCTCCGTCAATTCCGGTGGTCCTCCTGCCGGAAATAGAATTCGTTTGAATCTCAACGGACTCTATGTTTATCCGGGTTTGATCAACGCTCACGATCACCTGCTGAGCACCTATCTTCCAAAAGTGGCTCCGAGCAAGCCGTATTTAAACTGGCTCCCGTGGGATAATGATCTCAAGTCTTCGATCGTCTTTTCGGAAAGACAACAATTGGAACCGGAACAACTCTATCTTTTAGGCTCATTTAAGAATCTAATCTCCGGTGTTACGTCTGTTCAAGATCATATTCCGCACTTCGTTCAAGATCCTTTTGTAGGAAACGTTCCCGTAAGAATTCTCAATCGTTATTCTCTTTCTCATAGTATCTGTACCTATTCTTTGAATTGGGGAGACGGACCAAAAGAAGAATATGCAAAAGCCCTAAAAGACGATATTCCCTATATCACTCGAATCGCGGAAGGATTCGATTCCGAATCGAGAGATTCTCTCAAAGCGCTGAGTAAAATGGATTGTTTGAGTGAACATACCGTTCTCGTTCACGGCGTCGTCTTATCCGAGTCCGATATCGCGCTCATCGCCGAAAAGAAGGCTCATTTGGTTTGGTGCCCGGAAGCGAATCTATTTCTCTACGAAAGAACGACCGACATTCGAGATCTTCTCAAGCACAAAGTGAACGTCTCTTTAGGAACGGATTCGAGTTTATGCGGTTCCTTGAATCTTTTGGAAGAAATTCGTACAGCGAGAAAATTTTATCAGACCGAATACGGAGAAGACCTTTCTCCCAAAATTCTTTTTGAAATGGTGACGACAAACCCGGCAAAGGCATTGCGAGTCGAAAAGGAAATTGGGAGCATCGAAGTCGGAAAAAAAGCGGATTTGGTGATCGTATCTCGAAATTCAGAAGATCCCTATACGAACCTCTGCGAATCCGACCTAAATAGTATTCGTCTTGTCCTAAGAGACGGCGTTCCCGTTTATGGGGATGTTAGTTTGGAAACTTTTTTCGAAGAATCCGGCGCGGACGTGGAGAGAATTCGCATAGAGGACACAGAAAAGTATTTAACCGGTTCTCCAGGAAAACTCCTGGAATCGCTTGCCGTCTCCCTTGGTTATAAAAAGGATTTGGCATTTTTCCCCGCACAGAAAGAATTTGATAACTTTGAGTAG
- a CDS encoding LIC_10271 family cell wall hydrolase yields the protein MNRAFRRFLVLLFFTTTFSIFAAGSQNLTVYNVQRGDTYYSLGKKFNVDYHKIMEWNGKKKDDPLIPGESLKVKKPVTRENEKLASKTPRTISKEEFPDSSKPHLRFPLKSRPPVQTVFSKLSFAPHKGVLFKASRQNEVRPASPGKVLVVDEMEGYKKYVILEHKNGYSSVYANLKSVSVTEGETVDSSRIIGSLESGKGLYFQLNRGSSPVDPGLQIQ from the coding sequence ATGAACCGTGCGTTTCGGAGATTCTTAGTTTTACTTTTTTTTACGACCACCTTTTCGATCTTTGCCGCTGGGTCGCAGAATCTTACCGTTTACAACGTCCAAAGAGGAGACACTTATTATTCTTTGGGAAAGAAGTTCAACGTAGATTATCATAAGATTATGGAATGGAACGGTAAAAAAAAGGACGATCCCTTGATTCCTGGAGAATCCTTAAAGGTGAAAAAACCCGTAACTCGGGAGAATGAAAAACTCGCCTCGAAAACTCCAAGAACGATTAGCAAAGAAGAGTTTCCTGATTCTTCCAAACCTCATCTTCGTTTTCCTCTCAAAAGCAGACCTCCCGTTCAAACCGTTTTTAGCAAGTTAAGCTTTGCTCCGCACAAGGGTGTTCTTTTCAAAGCTTCAAGGCAGAATGAGGTTCGCCCCGCTTCTCCCGGAAAAGTTTTGGTTGTGGATGAGATGGAAGGATATAAGAAATACGTAATATTGGAGCACAAGAACGGATATTCGAGTGTCTACGCAAATCTCAAAAGTGTATCCGTCACCGAAGGAGAAACTGTCGATTCTTCTCGAATCATCGGTTCATTGGAATCCGGAAAGGGACTCTACTTTCAACTGAATCGCGGAAGCTCCCCCGTGGATCCGGGCTTACAAATTCAGTAA
- a CDS encoding ethanolamine ammonia-lyase subunit EutB: MDYRIRIQNRHYQFSDLKSVLAKASPLRSGDILAGIGATSYEERVAAQLILSDLPLTLFLQELLIPYEEDEVTRLIVDSHDSNAFTLISSLSVGEFREFLLNEKTDSEVLRKLAFGITPEMAAAVSKLCSIQDLISIAKKCRVVTKFRNTIGLPGRLSVRLQPNHPTDDLKGISAGILDGLLLGSGDAVIGINPATDNLPSVHSLLNLLDALIQKYEIPTQSCVLSHITTTLELIRRGAPVDLVFQSIGGSQKLNESFGVDLKLIEEARDAALSLKRGTIGENVLYFETGQGAGLSADAHYDVDQQTLETRAYAVARKFSPLLVNTVVGFIGPEYLYNGKQILRAGMEDHFCGKLLGLPMGVDVCYTNHAEADGDDMDTLLTLLGVAGCNYIMGVPGADDVMLSYQSTSFHDALYLRQVLGLKPAPEFEEWLTQKGILDSNLIPLDQKLQTGLLSDLETLAG, encoded by the coding sequence GTGGATTATCGAATTCGAATTCAAAATCGACATTATCAGTTTTCTGATCTGAAAAGCGTACTCGCAAAGGCTAGTCCGCTTCGCTCAGGAGATATTTTAGCGGGAATCGGAGCTACGAGTTATGAAGAACGAGTCGCGGCTCAATTGATTCTTTCCGATCTTCCCTTGACCTTATTCTTGCAGGAACTTCTGATTCCGTATGAGGAAGATGAGGTGACTCGATTGATCGTCGACAGTCATGACTCAAACGCCTTTACATTGATTTCTTCTCTCAGCGTCGGTGAATTCAGAGAATTCTTATTAAATGAAAAAACGGATTCCGAAGTGCTTCGAAAGCTCGCCTTTGGAATCACTCCGGAAATGGCCGCCGCTGTTTCCAAACTCTGCTCGATTCAGGATTTGATCAGCATTGCAAAGAAGTGCAGAGTAGTTACGAAATTTAGAAATACGATCGGACTTCCGGGTAGACTTTCCGTTCGATTGCAACCCAATCATCCGACGGACGATCTCAAAGGGATCTCCGCAGGAATCTTGGATGGTCTTCTTTTGGGAAGCGGCGACGCAGTCATTGGAATCAATCCGGCGACGGACAATCTTCCTTCCGTACATTCTCTCCTCAATCTTTTGGATGCGCTGATTCAGAAGTATGAAATTCCCACTCAGAGTTGTGTGCTCAGTCATATCACGACCACTCTTGAATTGATTCGACGCGGAGCTCCGGTGGATCTTGTGTTCCAATCCATTGGCGGTAGTCAAAAGCTCAATGAAAGTTTTGGAGTTGATTTGAAATTGATCGAAGAAGCGCGAGACGCGGCTCTTTCCCTGAAACGCGGAACGATCGGTGAGAACGTTCTGTATTTTGAAACGGGACAAGGCGCCGGACTTTCTGCGGACGCGCACTATGACGTGGATCAGCAAACCTTGGAAACAAGAGCCTATGCGGTTGCCAGAAAATTCTCCCCCCTTCTTGTGAACACGGTCGTCGGTTTTATCGGACCTGAATACCTCTACAATGGTAAACAAATTCTCCGAGCAGGAATGGAAGATCATTTCTGCGGTAAACTTCTCGGTCTTCCCATGGGAGTCGACGTTTGTTACACGAATCACGCGGAGGCGGACGGAGATGATATGGACACGTTACTCACTCTCTTGGGAGTTGCTGGTTGCAATTATATCATGGGCGTTCCCGGAGCGGACGACGTGATGCTTTCTTATCAAAGCACTTCCTTTCACGACGCGTTGTATCTCCGACAAGTGCTCGGATTGAAACCTGCACCGGAATTCGAAGAATGGCTTACCCAAAAAGGAATTCTGGATTCGAATTTGATTCCTCTGGATCAAAAACTCCAAACGGGACTTTTATCTGACTTGGAAACGTTGGCTGGTTAA
- a CDS encoding type II toxin-antitoxin system VapB family antitoxin, protein MALSIKDPETDLLARKLASLTGETLTEAITNALRERLDRMEHNLNVHFSLDEIYEISRRFRERIQQPFSSLDHGEELYNQEGLPD, encoded by the coding sequence ATGGCGCTCAGCATCAAAGACCCCGAAACGGATTTATTAGCGAGAAAATTAGCCTCGCTGACGGGGGAAACGCTGACTGAGGCCATCACAAATGCACTTCGGGAAAGGTTAGATCGGATGGAACACAATCTGAACGTTCATTTTTCTTTGGATGAGATCTATGAAATCTCTCGTCGTTTTCGAGAACGGATTCAACAACCGTTTTCTTCTTTGGATCACGGGGAAGAGCTCTATAATCAAGAAGGATTGCCGGATTGA
- a CDS encoding type II toxin-antitoxin system VapC family toxin, with translation MIVDTSALLAILLQEEEQEKFVLSIVSTPNSRMSVANYLEAAVRTDRLKDPVLSRLLDEAIAKLKISLEPVTVEQIRLARDAYKDFGKGSGHPAGLNFGDCFAYALAKDQRAPLLFKGEDFLHTDVERAKTF, from the coding sequence TTGATCGTAGATACTTCCGCACTGCTCGCGATTCTTCTCCAAGAAGAAGAACAGGAAAAATTTGTCCTCTCGATCGTTTCTACTCCGAATTCTCGAATGTCGGTTGCAAATTATTTGGAGGCCGCGGTTCGAACCGATCGCCTCAAAGATCCGGTACTTTCCCGCTTGTTGGATGAAGCCATCGCAAAATTGAAAATTTCATTGGAACCGGTGACCGTCGAACAAATTCGACTGGCTCGGGACGCTTACAAAGATTTCGGGAAAGGAAGCGGACATCCTGCGGGTTTGAATTTCGGAGATTGTTTTGCGTACGCGCTTGCGAAGGATCAACGAGCGCCTCTTTTGTTTAAGGGAGAAGATTTTCTTCACACAGATGTGGAGCGCGCAAAGACCTTTTGA
- a CDS encoding decaprenyl-phosphate phosphoribosyltransferase, which yields MLLQYLKLLRIHQWIKNVIIFAGIIFAKKLTDPESLQRVVSAFFLFSLVASCQYVINDYLDRKEDALHPEKKHRPLASGKLDPSFALFITAIILPLSLILAYLLHPIFFALVAFYLVFNVLYSKFLKHMVILDVMSISIGFVIRAIAGSVIIHVSFSSWLLLCTFMLALFWGFSKRRGELIILEGNAKSHRKILDEYSTSFLDMMLGIVATMTLMSYVLYVTSPTTIANLGTDQMIYTIPIVVYAIFRSLYIIYIKNMGHNPTKAILSDWGVLVAGAIWVALVIAIMYSGFGKGVRFDL from the coding sequence ATGCTCTTACAGTATTTGAAATTGCTCCGGATCCATCAATGGATCAAAAACGTAATCATTTTTGCGGGCATTATATTTGCAAAAAAATTAACCGATCCGGAATCTCTTCAAAGAGTCGTCTCCGCCTTCTTTTTATTTTCACTCGTCGCTAGTTGTCAATATGTGATCAACGATTATTTGGATCGCAAAGAAGACGCGCTTCATCCCGAGAAAAAACACAGACCGCTTGCATCGGGGAAATTGGATCCTTCGTTTGCCTTATTTATTACCGCGATCATTCTTCCTTTGTCCTTGATTCTCGCCTATCTTTTGCACCCGATCTTTTTCGCACTGGTCGCCTTTTATCTCGTCTTTAACGTTTTATACAGTAAGTTTCTAAAACATATGGTGATCTTGGACGTGATGAGCATCAGTATCGGTTTTGTGATTCGAGCGATCGCCGGTTCTGTGATCATTCATGTTTCTTTTTCCTCCTGGTTACTTCTTTGTACATTTATGTTGGCGCTTTTTTGGGGTTTTTCCAAAAGAAGGGGAGAACTCATTATTTTGGAAGGCAACGCCAAAAGTCACAGAAAAATTTTGGACGAATATTCCACGAGTTTTTTGGATATGATGTTGGGAATCGTAGCAACGATGACTCTGATGAGTTACGTCCTTTACGTGACGAGCCCGACAACAATTGCGAATCTCGGAACCGATCAGATGATCTATACGATTCCGATCGTTGTGTATGCGATCTTTCGATCCCTTTATATCATTTATATTAAGAATATGGGACACAACCCTACGAAGGCGATTCTTTCCGATTGGGGTGTTTTGGTCGCAGGCGCGATTTGGGTGGCGTTGGTCATCGCGATTATGTATTCCGGTTTCGGAAAAGGCGTTCGTTTCGATCTTTGA
- a CDS encoding TrkH family potassium uptake protein, translating into MHPLKLFKRNVNRIAKAFLLLSVARTLCLGFAMAILAGSFAIYVTESGRLSYTNSLYIATSSICVTGLSPVLLSELQRPTQLIMMFLIQIGGLGIITFTVLIGVLVVRGLSRSTRLASFVYEATDAHLAKKMREKNQGHNHSGVVAPGKKKSEAEASYVRRMLLSLFNISLSIEAVGAILLYLYMPETDRLPGTPNRFFLSLFTSVSAFNNAGFSIVDDLSFLAKDPISLLIIQFLIVMGGIGFPVIIFIEKSILEIIQKFMSKIETVTETFMMRRTMLLGVDPPGWFIFVIATSVRLEERLEVYRKELFGDANRMQMSIIVFGSLILIHIGGLSILLIEYNNLETIGKMDFADKLFNSFFLSVSSRTAGFNTFDITEIRSATYVLLCSLMFIGGGPQGAAGGIKITTFFILILYLKNVISPQTRVQAWGEDVSKNSVAISTRIYFLATISLVIFMFLITLANGNKHGIETIFFEVMSAFGTVGLSLGMTPYTNDIEKYLYIALMFMGRVGTFTLLIAFTGHSGLGDLGSKDDGLKIQVG; encoded by the coding sequence ATGCACCCACTGAAACTTTTTAAAAGAAATGTAAATCGAATCGCGAAAGCATTTCTTTTGTTGTCGGTTGCAAGAACTCTTTGTCTCGGATTTGCAATGGCGATTCTGGCCGGCTCCTTTGCCATCTATGTTACCGAATCGGGTCGCCTCAGTTATACCAATTCCCTTTATATCGCAACTTCTTCCATTTGCGTCACCGGACTTTCTCCTGTTCTTCTTTCGGAACTCCAGAGACCGACTCAGCTGATTATGATGTTTCTCATCCAGATCGGTGGATTGGGAATCATAACGTTCACGGTTTTGATCGGGGTCTTAGTCGTGAGAGGTCTTTCTCGAAGTACACGTTTGGCTTCCTTTGTTTACGAGGCAACGGACGCTCATCTTGCGAAAAAAATGAGAGAGAAGAATCAGGGGCACAATCATTCCGGAGTAGTCGCTCCCGGTAAGAAGAAGTCGGAAGCGGAAGCCTCCTACGTTAGAAGAATGCTTCTTTCACTTTTTAATATTTCTCTTTCTATCGAGGCAGTCGGTGCGATTCTTCTTTACCTTTATATGCCGGAGACGGATCGCCTTCCTGGAACTCCGAACCGATTTTTTTTGAGTTTGTTCACTTCGGTTTCCGCGTTTAACAACGCGGGCTTTTCTATCGTGGACGATTTGAGTTTTCTTGCGAAAGATCCGATTTCTCTTTTGATCATCCAATTCTTAATCGTAATGGGTGGAATCGGATTTCCAGTGATTATCTTCATCGAAAAATCGATCTTGGAAATTATTCAGAAGTTCATGAGCAAAATCGAAACCGTCACCGAGACGTTTATGATGCGAAGAACGATGCTTTTGGGCGTGGATCCTCCCGGATGGTTTATCTTTGTGATCGCGACTTCCGTTCGTCTGGAAGAACGTTTGGAAGTGTATCGAAAAGAATTGTTCGGAGACGCGAATCGGATGCAGATGAGCATCATCGTATTCGGATCTTTGATCTTGATTCATATCGGTGGACTTTCGATTCTTCTAATTGAATACAACAATCTGGAAACGATCGGGAAGATGGATTTTGCGGATAAGTTGTTTAATTCTTTCTTCTTATCCGTTTCTTCAAGGACCGCCGGTTTTAACACGTTCGATATTACCGAAATCAGAAGTGCGACGTATGTTCTTCTTTGTTCTTTGATGTTTATCGGAGGAGGCCCTCAAGGAGCCGCCGGCGGGATCAAGATCACGACGTTCTTTATATTAATCTTATATTTGAAAAATGTAATTAGTCCTCAGACTCGAGTACAGGCTTGGGGAGAAGACGTTTCTAAGAATTCGGTCGCGATTTCGACTCGAATCTATTTTCTCGCGACGATTTCTCTCGTGATCTTTATGTTTTTGATTACCCTCGCGAATGGAAACAAACACGGAATCGAAACGATCTTCTTTGAAGTCATGTCCGCTTTTGGAACCGTCGGTTTGAGTCTTGGAATGACCCCTTACACGAATGACATTGAAAAATATCTTTATATCGCTCTGATGTTCATGGGGCGAGTCGGAACCTTTACTCTTCTGATTGCCTTCACTGGACACTCCGGACTCGGAGATTTGGGAAGTAAGGACGACGGCTTGAAGATTCAAGTCGGATAA
- the eutC gene encoding ethanolamine ammonia-lyase subunit EutC, with product MDWKDWKQWTTARIGLGRAGVSLPTKEILRFRLDHARARDAVWAEVDFTAVSDFFSERKIPSLVIQSKAISREEYLARPDLGKKVSSQSFQKLEELRESRSNFSKDFDLSLVISDGLSASAIRDSLLPFLEIFLPSLENSKIKMSPVTIVKNGRVAIGDEIGEFWNSKAVIILIGERPGLSTENSLGLYLTYHPSSGLTDERRNCISNIRPEGMSFSDASRKALYLLDLSLRKQLSGVHLKDEEAPSLSENRKIE from the coding sequence ATGGATTGGAAAGACTGGAAACAATGGACGACGGCTAGGATCGGTTTAGGGCGCGCCGGAGTTTCGCTTCCTACAAAGGAGATTCTTCGATTTCGTTTGGATCACGCCAGAGCAAGGGACGCGGTTTGGGCGGAAGTCGATTTCACCGCTGTTTCTGATTTTTTTTCAGAAAGGAAAATTCCTTCTCTTGTGATTCAGTCAAAAGCGATTTCGAGAGAAGAATACTTAGCCAGACCCGATTTGGGTAAAAAGGTTTCTTCGCAAAGTTTTCAAAAATTAGAAGAATTGCGGGAAAGTCGTTCGAATTTTTCCAAGGATTTCGATTTAAGCCTCGTGATTTCGGACGGACTTTCTGCGAGCGCGATTCGAGATTCTCTTCTTCCCTTTCTGGAAATTTTTTTACCTTCCTTGGAAAATTCTAAAATTAAGATGAGTCCGGTCACAATCGTCAAAAACGGAAGGGTTGCCATAGGAGACGAGATCGGCGAATTTTGGAATTCAAAGGCGGTCATTATTTTGATCGGAGAAAGACCCGGGCTTTCCACGGAAAATAGCTTAGGTCTCTATTTGACTTATCATCCTTCCAGCGGACTTACCGATGAAAGACGGAATTGTATTTCTAACATTCGTCCCGAAGGAATGTCCTTTTCGGACGCTTCCAGAAAGGCTTTGTATCTCCTCGATCTTTCGCTACGGAAACAACTTTCAGGAGTCCACCTCAAAGACGAAGAAGCTCCTTCTCTTTCGGAGAATCGTAAAATCGAATAG